The Gemmatimonadaceae bacterium DNA segment TCGGCTTCGAGCTCAACGGACAGTCGGCGATCGTGCGCGGCATCTCGCGGCTGTTCGGCGGAGTCGGCGAAGCGCCCGTGGATGATGCTGGCGAGGACCGCCCGGCCGGACGCAGCGCCGACGCGCTCGGCGGCGGTATCGTGTCGTCGGCGGACCCGCAGCAGCAGGGGCTGGGGGCCGTCGCGGGCTCGCGTACCCGCAGCCCGATCCAGGCGATCGACACCAAGGGCTTCCGCGCCAACTTCTCGGTGAGCCAGCAACGCACGCGCCCGCCCCGTGGTGGCCGCGTCCTCGATTTCGACCCCGCGCGCGAGTGCCAGAGCTTCATCGGCCTGCCCATCTACGAGTTCTGCCTGGCGCAGGCCGAGCTGGGTCGCCCGACCGATCCAAACCAGAACCGCGGCACCGAGGGCGGCACTGCAATCCGGTACCCGCCGCGTACGAACATCGCGCTGCAGACCTCGTTCAACCTCACGCCCAAGTGGGCGGCGGCCTGGAGCACCAGCTACGACGTGGAGCGCGGCGACTTCGCCAATCAGACCGTCACGCTGCAGCGCGAGCTGCACGACTGGCGCGCGGTGTTCGGCTTCAACCGGATTCCCACCGGCGCGTTCTCGTTTACGTTCTTCATCTCGCTCAAGGCGCAGCCGGAGATCAAGCTGCCCTACGAGAGCCGGTCGTTCCGCGCCCCGCCGAGCGGGTCGCTGCGCTGAACGGCCCCAGCCGTCCTCCCCTCGTTCCCACCGTCCGATGAGCGCCCCCCTCCAGCTCGATGGCCATTCCCTGAGCATCGCCCACGTCGCCGCCGTGGCAGACGGTTACCGCGCGGTGCAGTTGGCGCCCGAGGCGTCTGCGCGGATGCAGCGCAGCCGCGGCATCGTCGAGGGCCTGGCCTCCGCCGGCGCCGCGGTGTACGGCGTAACCACCGGCTTCGGCAAGCTGAGCGACATCGCGATCCCGCCCGACCAACTCGCGCAACTGCAGGTGAACCTCATCCGCTCGCACGCGGCCGGCGTGGGGCCGCGCCTGCCAGAGCGTGAGGTGCGCGCGATGATGCTGCTGCGCGCCAACTGTCTCGCCAAGGGCTTCAGCGGCGCGCGGGCGGAGCTCGTGGAACTGCTCTGCGCGATGCTCAATGCGAGGCTGTGGCCCGACGTGCCGGAGCAGGGCAGCGTGGGGGCCAGCGGCGATCTCGCGCCGCTCGCGCACCTGGCGTTGGCGCTGGTGGGCGAAGGCACATTGCGTCACCCGCAGGGGCAGGGCCCGGCGGCGGAGGTGCTGCGCGCCCACGGGCTGAGCCCCGTGGCGCTGGGGCCGAAGGAGGGACTCGCACTGATCAATGGCACCCAGGCGCATACCGCGGTCGCGGCCTTGGCGCTGGTGGAGGCGCGACGCTGCTGGGACGCCGCGCACGCCGCCGGGGCGACCACGCTGGAGGCGCTGCTCGGCACGCCGGTGGCCTTCGACCCGCGCATCCACGACGCGCGCGGGCAGCGTGGCCAGCAACTGAGCGCCGCGCGCTTCCGAGAGCTCCTCGCCGACAGCGAGATCCGCGAGTCGCATCGCCGCGACGATCCGCGCGTGCAGGACGCCTACGGCCTGCGCTGTATGCCGCAAGTGCACGGCCCGGTGCTGCAGGCCATCGAGTTCGCCGAGTCGCTGGTGACGCCGGAGCTGAACGCGGCGACGGACAACCCGCTGGTGTTCGACGACGGCACGATGCTCAGCGGTGGCAACTTCCACGGCCAGGCCGCGGCGATGGCGCTCGACGTGTTGGCCATCGCGATGACCAACCTCGCCGTGATGAGCGAGCGGCGCAGCGACCGCCTCACGCATCCCGACCTCAACGAAGGCCTGCCGCCCTTCCTCACGCCGACGGCGGGCGTGAGCTCGGGCTTTATGATGGCGCAGGTGACCGCCGCCGCACTCACCAGCGAGTGCAAGGTGCTCGCGCACCCCGCCAGCGTGGACACCATTCCGACGGACGGCAGCAAGGAAGACGTGGTGCCGATGGCGATGGGGGCCGCGCTCAAGCTGCGCCGCATCCTGCACAACCTGCGGCACGTGCTCGCGGTGGAGCTGATGTGCGCGGCGCAGGGACTGGAGTTTCGCCGTCCGCTGAAGGCCGGGGTGGGTGTGGAGCGCACGTATGCGGCGGTGCGCGCGCGGGTGCCGGCGCTTGCCGAGGACCGCGTGCTGGGGCCAGACATTGAGTCGCTAGCGGTTGGCGTCGCACTCGGGGAGTTTGTGTAGGGACGGATGACTGATGACGGATGACGGATGACGGAGGCTGCGAGGGGTGAGGCACGCTAACTTTCGTGCTTCACCCCTTTCGTCGTCCGTCCTTCGTCCTTCGTCCTCCGTCGTCCGTCATCCGTCCTATGCCCCAACCCATTCGCTCCCCCCGCGGCTCCACGCTCTCCTGCAAAGGCTGGCAGCAAGAAGCCGCGCTCCGAATGCTGATGAACAACCTCGATCCCGAGGTCGCAGAGCGGCCGGAGGACTTGGTGGTCTACGGCGGGACCGGCAGGGCGGCCCGCGACTGGCCGTCGTTCCACGCCATCGTCAAGGCGCTGCGGGAGCTCGAGGCCGACGAAACCCTGCTCGTGCAGAGCGGCAAGCCGGTGGCGGTCTTCCGCACGCACACGACGGCGCCGCGCGTCCTCATCGCCAACAGCAACCTCGTCGGGCGCTTTGCCACCTGGGAGCACTTCCGCGAGCTGGAGCGGAAGGGCCTGATGATGTACGGCCAGATGACGGCGGGCTCGTGGATCTACATCGGCTCGCAGGGCATCGTGCAGGGCACCTACGAGACCTTCGGGGCGGTGGCGCGTAAACATTTCGGCGGCAGCCTGGCCGGGCGCTTCGTACTCACTGCGGGGCTCGGCGGAATGGGCGGTGCGCAGCCGCTGGCCGCCACGATGAACGATGCCGCGATCCTCGGCGTCGAGGTGGACCCCACGCGCATCCAGAAGCGCCTCGAGACGGGCTACTGCGACAAGATGACCACCGACCTCGACGAGGCGATGGGCTGGATCCGCGAGGCGCAGGCGGCCAAGCGCGGACTCAGCGTCGGGCTCGTCGGCAACGCCGCGGAGGTGCTGCCGCTGATGGTCGAGCGCGGCATCATCCCGGACGTCGTCACCGACCAGACCTCGGCACACGATATGCTCAACGGCTATGTGCCGCACGGAATGAGCCTAGCTGAGGCGGCGGCGCTGCGGACGCGCGACCCCGAGGAGTATGTGCGGCGATCGACGGCCAGCGCCGTCGCGCACGTGCAGGCGATGCGCGCGATGCAGGACAAGGGCGCCATCGCCTTCGACTACGGCAATAACATCCGCACCGTCGCGTTGGACGCGGGGCTCGGCGACGCCTTCCGCATCCCGGGCTTCGTGCCCGAGTACATCCGGCCGCTGTTCTGCGAAGGGAAGGGGCCGTTCCGTTGGGCGGCGCTCTCCGGCGACCCCAAGGACATCGCGCGCACCGACGAGTTGGTGCTATCGATGTTCCCGCAGGACGCGCATCTCAAGCGCTGGATCACGATGGCGCGCGAGCGCATCCACTTCCAAGGCCTGCCGGCGCGCATCTGCTGGCTGGGGCAGGGCGACCGCGCCAAGTTCGGCGTGGCGCTCAACGATCTCGTGGCCAGTGGCGAGCTCAGCGCGCCGATTGCCATCGGTCGCGACCATCTCGATACCGGCTCCGTGGCCAGCCCCTTCCGCGAGACCGAGGCGATGCAGGACGGCAGCGACGCGGTGGCGGACTGGGCGATCCTCAACGCGATGCTCAACGTCGCCGGCGGTGCCAGTTGGGTGAGCTTCCATCACGGCGGCGGCGTGGGCATCGGCAACTCGCTGCACGCCGGGCAGGTGATGGTCGCCGACGGCACGCCCGAGATGCGGGTTCGGCTCGAGCGTGTGCTCACGAACGACCCGGGCATCGGCGTCGCGCGCCACGCGGACGCGGGGTATGAGATCGCGATCGCTGCGGCGAAGCGGGCGGGGATCAAGTTGCCGATGATTGGCTAACGGCGGGTCACCACAGAGGGCACAGAGAACTGCAATTCAACGCAGAGACGCAGAGGGCGGGGAGAACTGCAGTTCAACGCAGAGACGCAGAGGGCGCGGAGGACTGCGGGCACACTGCGACCGATAAGCTGGCGTGTGCGGTTGTTGTTTCCACAATGAATGTCTTACAGTACTGGGCTTTGTTGTGGCTGTTCTCTGCGTCCTCTGCGCCTCTGCGGTGAAAAGTCGTTGCAGCTCTCACTGCCTCTGCGGTGAGCCGTAGTTGCAGTTCTCTGTGTGCTCTGTGCCCTCTGTGGTGAACCGCAGTACCCTTCCGACTTCCGTCATCCGTCCTTTGCTCAGCACCCGCTTCAAACCCTG contains these protein-coding regions:
- the hutH gene encoding histidine ammonia-lyase, which gives rise to MSAPLQLDGHSLSIAHVAAVADGYRAVQLAPEASARMQRSRGIVEGLASAGAAVYGVTTGFGKLSDIAIPPDQLAQLQVNLIRSHAAGVGPRLPEREVRAMMLLRANCLAKGFSGARAELVELLCAMLNARLWPDVPEQGSVGASGDLAPLAHLALALVGEGTLRHPQGQGPAAEVLRAHGLSPVALGPKEGLALINGTQAHTAVAALALVEARRCWDAAHAAGATTLEALLGTPVAFDPRIHDARGQRGQQLSAARFRELLADSEIRESHRRDDPRVQDAYGLRCMPQVHGPVLQAIEFAESLVTPELNAATDNPLVFDDGTMLSGGNFHGQAAAMALDVLAIAMTNLAVMSERRSDRLTHPDLNEGLPPFLTPTAGVSSGFMMAQVTAAALTSECKVLAHPASVDTIPTDGSKEDVVPMAMGAALKLRRILHNLRHVLAVELMCAAQGLEFRRPLKAGVGVERTYAAVRARVPALAEDRVLGPDIESLAVGVALGEFV
- the hutU gene encoding urocanate hydratase — encoded protein: MPQPIRSPRGSTLSCKGWQQEAALRMLMNNLDPEVAERPEDLVVYGGTGRAARDWPSFHAIVKALRELEADETLLVQSGKPVAVFRTHTTAPRVLIANSNLVGRFATWEHFRELERKGLMMYGQMTAGSWIYIGSQGIVQGTYETFGAVARKHFGGSLAGRFVLTAGLGGMGGAQPLAATMNDAAILGVEVDPTRIQKRLETGYCDKMTTDLDEAMGWIREAQAAKRGLSVGLVGNAAEVLPLMVERGIIPDVVTDQTSAHDMLNGYVPHGMSLAEAAALRTRDPEEYVRRSTASAVAHVQAMRAMQDKGAIAFDYGNNIRTVALDAGLGDAFRIPGFVPEYIRPLFCEGKGPFRWAALSGDPKDIARTDELVLSMFPQDAHLKRWITMARERIHFQGLPARICWLGQGDRAKFGVALNDLVASGELSAPIAIGRDHLDTGSVASPFRETEAMQDGSDAVADWAILNAMLNVAGGASWVSFHHGGGVGIGNSLHAGQVMVADGTPEMRVRLERVLTNDPGIGVARHADAGYEIAIAAAKRAGIKLPMIG